One window of bacterium genomic DNA carries:
- the citF gene encoding citrate lyase subunit alpha gives MSNDLQRNAAGRLVPTQINGETAIPYKGVGAHVPSGRKTAPLISRCADYPADGNKVVADLKTALERAGLRDGMTISSHHHFRNGDLVANQVFDAAAELGVKDLRWFPSASFPCHEPMIRHLESGVLHHIEGSMNGPLGAYASEGKMRGTGVLRSHGGRYQAVQDGEVHIDIAVIAAPTSDPFGNCNGVQGPSACGGLGFALADAQYADRVIVVTDNLVPFPCVPWQIMGNHVDYVVVMDKIGEPEKIVSGTTNITKSPDRLLIAELTARFVEAAGILKDGFSFQAGAGGTSLAFAIFLRDMMREKNIRARFVRGGSTRYLVDMLEEGLTDYILDGQTFDLAGVASMRDNPRHIHTNPFVSYNYHNKGNIASMLDVVVLGATEVDTHFNANVVTHSDGRLLHGIGGWQNCLFSKCTILPIPSFRDRIPVIVDEVTTLCGPGELIDVIVTERGIAINPLRQDLIEATKNSGLPIRSIDEIKEEVEGICGGVPDKPQFNDNIIAAIKWVDGTVIDVVRQVAES, from the coding sequence ATGAGCAATGATCTGCAGCGCAATGCAGCGGGACGCCTGGTCCCGACTCAGATTAACGGGGAGACGGCCATCCCGTACAAGGGTGTGGGCGCACATGTGCCTTCAGGACGCAAGACCGCTCCTCTGATCAGCCGCTGCGCGGATTACCCCGCGGATGGCAACAAGGTCGTCGCAGATTTGAAGACCGCGCTGGAGCGTGCCGGACTGCGCGACGGTATGACCATTTCTTCGCACCACCACTTCCGCAACGGCGACCTCGTGGCCAACCAGGTGTTCGATGCCGCCGCGGAACTGGGAGTGAAAGACCTGCGATGGTTCCCCTCTGCATCCTTCCCCTGTCACGAACCCATGATTCGCCATCTCGAGAGTGGGGTGCTGCATCACATCGAGGGTTCCATGAACGGTCCCCTCGGCGCCTACGCCTCAGAGGGGAAAATGCGTGGAACCGGGGTGCTGCGTTCCCACGGGGGACGTTACCAGGCGGTGCAGGACGGAGAAGTGCATATCGACATCGCCGTCATTGCGGCACCGACATCCGACCCTTTCGGCAACTGCAATGGCGTCCAGGGTCCTTCCGCCTGCGGGGGACTCGGTTTCGCGCTGGCCGATGCGCAGTATGCGGACCGCGTCATCGTGGTGACCGATAATCTCGTGCCGTTTCCCTGCGTACCCTGGCAGATCATGGGTAACCACGTTGACTATGTCGTCGTGATGGATAAGATCGGCGAGCCGGAAAAAATCGTGAGCGGGACGACGAACATCACGAAGAGTCCCGACCGCCTCCTGATTGCGGAACTGACCGCGCGTTTTGTCGAAGCAGCAGGCATCCTGAAAGACGGTTTTTCATTCCAGGCCGGTGCCGGTGGCACATCGCTGGCATTTGCGATATTTCTGCGCGACATGATGCGCGAGAAAAATATCCGCGCGCGTTTCGTGCGCGGTGGAAGCACGCGCTATCTCGTTGACATGCTCGAGGAGGGACTCACTGACTACATCCTCGATGGCCAGACTTTTGATCTTGCCGGCGTAGCCTCCATGCGTGACAATCCGCGACACATTCACACCAATCCCTTTGTTTCGTACAACTATCACAACAAGGGGAACATCGCATCCATGCTCGACGTCGTCGTACTCGGCGCGACCGAGGTCGACACACATTTCAACGCGAACGTCGTCACGCACAGTGACGGACGACTGCTGCACGGGATTGGTGGATGGCAGAATTGCCTGTTCTCGAAATGCACCATCCTCCCGATTCCCAGTTTCCGGGATCGCATTCCGGTGATTGTCGATGAGGTTACGACGCTCTGTGGTCCCGGTGAACTGATTGATGTGATCGTCACCGAACGCGGCATCGCCATCAATCCACTCAGACAGGATTTGATCGAGGCCACAAAAAATTCTGGGCTGCCGATTCGGAGTATCGATGAGATCAAGGAAGAGGTGGAAGGCATCTGTGGCGGTGTGCCAGACAAGCCGCAGTTCAATGACAATATCATCGCCGCCATCAAATGGGTTGACGGCACCGTGATCGACGTCGTGCGTCAGGTTGCTGAATCGTAG
- a CDS encoding YjjG family noncanonical pyrimidine nucleotidase, which yields MTQPYRAIFFDADDTIFDYRSGENAAFAATAREFGLQDRLEDAQMRYRKHNADVWRALEEGRITQDALKIERFHRVLADLGENVSRAPEMSVYYLDRLSEQTILLDGAENVIAKAAEHFLLVLVTNGLTSVQRRRFAAAPVTGYFKDILISEELGVAKPDPAIFSPAMEKHALCPEEVLMVGDSTTSDMPAARNAGMDFCWVNPAGEEVPDGFAPRWVVRDLPMLAFELGLDISRG from the coding sequence ATGACACAGCCGTACCGGGCGATTTTTTTCGATGCGGACGACACCATTTTTGACTATCGCAGCGGCGAAAACGCCGCATTTGCTGCGACGGCGAGGGAATTTGGACTGCAGGACAGGCTGGAGGACGCGCAGATGCGATACCGCAAGCACAATGCGGACGTGTGGCGGGCACTCGAGGAGGGACGCATCACACAGGATGCACTCAAGATCGAACGCTTCCATCGTGTCCTGGCGGATCTCGGGGAAAATGTCTCCCGTGCCCCGGAGATGAGTGTGTATTATCTGGACCGGCTTTCCGAACAGACCATCCTACTCGACGGGGCGGAAAACGTGATCGCAAAAGCGGCAGAGCACTTTCTGCTGGTGCTGGTGACGAACGGACTCACCTCGGTGCAGCGGAGGCGTTTCGCTGCAGCACCGGTGACCGGGTATTTCAAAGATATTCTCATTTCCGAGGAACTTGGTGTGGCGAAGCCCGATCCCGCCATTTTCTCACCGGCAATGGAGAAGCATGCGCTGTGCCCGGAGGAAGTGCTCATGGTGGGTGACAGTACGACGAGTGATATGCCCGCAGCACGCAACGCGGGAATGGATTTCTGCTGGGTGAACCCGGCGGGGGAAGAAGTCCCTGACGGATTTGCGCCCCGCTGGGTCGTACGCGACCTTCCGATGCTTGCATTCGAACTCGGGCTTGATATTTCCCGGGGATGA
- a CDS encoding T9SS type A sorting domain-containing protein, whose translation MMMRKDSIQKGRCTLLVCWVLFSAPAMVVWAQGVHGAAANASPQVTILRSVNDLPEVRLYYVIECDGVRQFDIDVSQLSVTEDGLSRTILEHCCPDTTVDCPMSVAIVADAGGEISSVAGEFKEGLHAFIRDLHAGEDASVFYYSQAPMLGQGRTSDTTLLHAAINSIPGNVQRAFYDAVYAAVEEVAANGSGGCKSVIAFAGGPDNASQLHYRDDVIELAKLHNVHVYVVAIGSAFNTNDMLLLASNTGGLHESLSPAGVTSLPGILATFAGHTRRAFEECRLVIDAGCADGKSHKLFITCDEICGSSRSWYYSYGVGLDSSSLTTLPMHLGEYDVTGNSEFIVQLQLDSPILGGRFEAFDFSLVYDRARLTLTELFAPQGSMLEGVNLQYFGRPYGTEVHINNPARFNGADLLAFRFETLITPYDTVSTEVRIEEASFRKGCLRPVIQPAEVRIRTGTASVICDAAAPDALTWQVSSQHYAPDPFVATLNVQNIGDGGATGMRFHIDYDTADVMLVSPAADVIPVDDVLFPSNRDGASWQLSARPRTSNDTIVLRMTAEFDNAAPVTCTRRIHVPASARTMYCGLDVPTLIPDTALRRYDPMPLPVTLTVHNPAGDTLRNVRARLVLPSQLNLAAPDAPDGYEKDVLPPHIPPLRSGVQTWMLEHPLTPTKLQYIVGVWVYAGNGDSTFCQTLVTIPAIAAPILKATCSVPQSITFDTGHGEYMPNPFSVSLTCKNEGSRNAVGVYGELILPPDFILENQFQPLKERFSPSTVILPQEERSLYWAVRYTGNATIPEYPVFAFRVYAVGGADLALDTMELSRVLRIVPELPSWACGLEMPDTLHLDSSGTGIEPNPFTLRFAVGNTGTLSAALHRVRLTLPLQEGISLHPSSPMGLDDSVNVVIGSASTARFEWLINVQHSSRTRDLSLRATAWDDLGGQIECVQPLHIDPVPHQLACSDLRTPGMLCGKEGETFSVRASLRNSGGVNVNTPTALLEWSDKDDIALLSQPGNENPQSRSVIFPGQEMEFTWQFELLRGNTGPTPVSIPFTLRYSGEGIPVSSGGHACADSLRILSRMHAPVQIVGNPVACVGDTVLLDAGDGYAHYAWNTGDTLRWLYVTESGTYFVQRMTPGIPSCPVSSDTVDVLFHPLPAQPVIARHGDTLVAPDASSWQWLLNGQIIPMATSREYLVMVDGEYSVRIGNEFGCSALSDVFTVILTGTSPPQPGELSLQVFPNPFNANCTVQIRGGTARVLQLTITDLLGREVLNRDIFSDGKRTSVLLDLSAHPPGIYLLHLAGVPEGYTQRLFHIGGE comes from the coding sequence ATGATGATGCGAAAGGACAGCATTCAGAAGGGACGTTGTACGCTGCTTGTCTGCTGGGTTCTGTTTTCTGCACCAGCCATGGTTGTATGGGCGCAGGGGGTACACGGGGCAGCAGCGAATGCGTCTCCGCAGGTTACGATTCTTCGTTCCGTGAATGATTTACCGGAAGTACGACTGTACTATGTGATTGAGTGCGATGGTGTCAGGCAGTTCGATATCGATGTTTCGCAGCTCAGCGTGACTGAAGACGGACTCTCCCGCACGATACTGGAACACTGCTGCCCCGATACGACGGTGGATTGTCCCATGTCTGTTGCCATTGTGGCCGATGCGGGTGGCGAGATCAGCAGCGTGGCGGGAGAATTCAAGGAAGGATTGCATGCATTCATCCGTGATCTGCATGCCGGTGAAGATGCATCCGTGTTCTACTACAGCCAGGCTCCCATGCTCGGGCAGGGGAGGACCAGCGATACGACGCTGTTGCACGCTGCGATAAACAGCATCCCCGGAAATGTACAGCGCGCTTTCTACGATGCGGTATATGCTGCTGTGGAAGAAGTTGCCGCGAACGGATCCGGAGGATGCAAGTCCGTAATCGCGTTCGCGGGAGGACCAGACAACGCATCGCAGCTGCACTACCGGGACGATGTCATAGAGCTGGCGAAGTTACACAACGTCCACGTGTATGTGGTAGCGATAGGATCTGCGTTCAACACCAACGATATGCTGCTGCTTGCGTCCAACACCGGTGGACTGCACGAATCTCTTTCACCTGCCGGTGTCACCTCGCTCCCAGGGATACTCGCAACGTTTGCCGGGCATACCCGGCGTGCTTTCGAAGAATGCCGGCTGGTAATCGATGCCGGCTGTGCCGACGGAAAGTCACACAAGCTTTTTATCACTTGCGATGAAATCTGCGGGTCGTCCAGGTCCTGGTACTACTCGTACGGTGTGGGGTTGGATTCTTCGTCGCTGACAACGCTGCCGATGCATCTGGGAGAATATGACGTCACGGGGAATTCGGAATTCATCGTGCAGTTGCAGCTCGATAGTCCGATTCTGGGGGGACGGTTTGAAGCATTCGACTTTTCCCTGGTGTATGACAGGGCCAGACTCACACTGACAGAACTTTTCGCTCCGCAGGGAAGCATGCTCGAAGGGGTGAACCTGCAGTACTTTGGCAGGCCGTATGGGACGGAAGTTCACATCAACAATCCTGCCCGTTTCAACGGCGCAGACCTGCTGGCATTTCGGTTCGAAACGCTCATCACGCCGTATGACACCGTATCGACTGAAGTGCGCATCGAGGAAGCCAGTTTCCGCAAGGGGTGCCTGCGGCCTGTGATCCAGCCAGCGGAGGTGCGTATTCGCACGGGAACGGCGTCGGTCATCTGCGATGCGGCCGCACCCGACGCGCTTACCTGGCAGGTGAGTTCACAGCACTATGCGCCAGACCCCTTTGTGGCCACGTTGAATGTGCAGAATATCGGGGACGGGGGTGCGACCGGAATGCGTTTCCACATTGACTACGATACGGCTGATGTCATGCTGGTGTCCCCGGCTGCGGATGTGATTCCCGTCGATGACGTGCTTTTCCCGTCCAACAGGGATGGAGCTTCCTGGCAGCTTTCTGCGCGTCCCCGCACCTCAAATGACACCATCGTCCTGCGCATGACCGCGGAATTCGACAATGCCGCACCGGTCACCTGTACCCGGCGCATTCATGTGCCTGCTTCCGCGCGGACAATGTACTGCGGACTCGATGTCCCCACGCTCATTCCTGACACCGCCCTGCGGCGATATGATCCGATGCCGTTGCCGGTGACACTTACCGTCCACAATCCTGCCGGCGATACACTTCGCAACGTACGTGCCCGACTGGTGCTGCCTTCACAGCTGAACCTGGCAGCTCCCGATGCACCTGACGGTTACGAGAAGGACGTATTGCCACCACACATTCCACCCCTGCGCAGTGGAGTACAGACCTGGATGCTCGAACATCCACTCACCCCCACGAAACTGCAGTACATCGTCGGCGTCTGGGTGTACGCCGGGAACGGAGATTCCACTTTCTGCCAGACGCTTGTAACCATACCCGCCATTGCAGCACCCATTCTCAAGGCGACGTGTTCAGTTCCGCAATCCATCACTTTCGACACGGGGCACGGCGAGTACATGCCCAATCCCTTCAGTGTCTCGTTGACCTGCAAAAACGAGGGGTCGCGCAATGCGGTAGGAGTGTACGGTGAGCTGATACTACCGCCGGATTTTATTCTTGAGAACCAGTTTCAACCCCTCAAAGAGCGCTTCTCTCCCTCAACGGTGATACTTCCACAGGAGGAGCGCTCGCTCTACTGGGCCGTGCGTTATACCGGGAATGCGACCATCCCGGAGTATCCCGTGTTTGCGTTTCGTGTATACGCCGTAGGCGGTGCCGATCTGGCGCTCGATACCATGGAACTCTCCCGTGTCCTGCGCATTGTTCCCGAGCTTCCCTCCTGGGCCTGCGGACTCGAAATGCCCGACACTCTGCATCTCGACAGCAGTGGAACAGGTATTGAGCCGAATCCCTTCACGCTGCGTTTTGCGGTGGGCAATACCGGGACACTGTCCGCAGCACTGCATCGCGTCCGCCTGACCCTGCCGCTGCAGGAAGGAATCTCCCTGCATCCATCTTCACCGATGGGACTCGATGACAGTGTCAACGTGGTTATCGGCAGCGCATCCACCGCGAGGTTCGAATGGCTGATCAACGTGCAGCACAGCAGCCGGACCCGGGATCTCTCCCTGCGCGCCACTGCCTGGGACGATCTGGGAGGACAGATAGAATGCGTGCAACCGCTGCATATTGATCCCGTTCCCCATCAGCTTGCCTGCAGCGATCTGCGTACTCCAGGGATGCTGTGCGGGAAGGAAGGGGAGACCTTCAGCGTTCGCGCTTCGCTGAGAAATTCCGGAGGTGTCAACGTGAATACACCTACGGCACTGTTGGAATGGTCCGACAAAGACGACATCGCCCTGCTGTCACAGCCGGGCAATGAAAATCCACAGAGCCGCAGTGTCATTTTCCCGGGTCAGGAGATGGAGTTTACCTGGCAATTCGAACTGCTGCGCGGTAATACGGGTCCCACTCCTGTCAGCATTCCTTTCACGCTGCGCTACAGCGGGGAGGGGATACCCGTCAGCAGCGGGGGCCATGCCTGTGCGGACTCGCTGCGTATTCTCAGCAGAATGCATGCGCCAGTACAGATCGTGGGAAATCCGGTCGCATGCGTGGGCGACACTGTCTTGCTCGATGCGGGCGATGGATATGCACATTATGCATGGAATACTGGAGACACGCTTCGCTGGCTGTACGTCACGGAGAGCGGCACATACTTCGTCCAGCGCATGACACCCGGTATTCCCTCATGTCCCGTTTCGTCCGACACCGTGGATGTGCTGTTCCATCCGCTGCCTGCGCAGCCCGTCATCGCACGCCACGGCGATACATTGGTGGCGCCGGATGCGAGCAGCTGGCAATGGCTGCTCAACGGACAGATCATCCCGATGGCAACCTCGCGGGAATATCTCGTGATGGTAGACGGAGAGTACAGCGTGCGCATCGGTAATGAATTCGGATGCAGTGCGCTTTCCGATGTGTTCACGGTCATCCTGACCGGGACCTCCCCGCCGCAGCCCGGCGAGCTCTCGCTACAGGTTTTTCCGAATCCTTTCAACGCCAACTGCACCGTGCAAATCAGGGGAGGAACAGCCCGGGTTCTGCAGCTGACAATAACCGATCTGCTCGGAAGGGAAGTACTGAACCGCGATATCTTCTCTGACGGGAAACGTACGAGCGTCCTTCTCGATCTCTCAGCCCATCCCCCGGGCATTTATCTGCTGCATCTCGCAGGTGTCCCGGAGGGATACACACAACGCCTGTTCCATATCGGCGGAGAATAG
- a CDS encoding pyridoxal-phosphate dependent enzyme encodes MGDFPAARDIERAAERIRPYIHHTPIHSSDTISGMVGAEILFKCENLQKVGAFKYRGASNAVHGLDEATAARGVATHSSGNHAQALALAARVRGIPAYIVMPENAPAVKIRAVEGYGAQITFCRPTLQAREDTLAAVVARTGAVFVHPYDDWRIITGQATAAKEMLENRPDVDLILAPVGGGGLLSGTALAAHYFSSTAEVIAAEPEGADDAMRSFRAGHIVPSVQPDTIADGLLTSLGKRNFAVIRQHVRDIVSVDDDAIRQAMRLVWERMKLIIEPSAAVPLAAVLEGRIDVRGRVVGIILSGGNVDLDALPWQKGNT; translated from the coding sequence ATGGGGGATTTCCCTGCGGCCAGGGATATTGAGCGGGCGGCGGAGCGTATCCGTCCCTACATTCATCACACTCCGATACACAGCTCCGATACGATTTCGGGTATGGTTGGTGCGGAAATTCTCTTCAAGTGTGAAAATCTGCAGAAAGTGGGTGCATTCAAGTACCGTGGCGCTTCGAATGCCGTACACGGACTCGATGAGGCCACCGCGGCACGCGGCGTGGCGACGCATTCCTCCGGCAATCACGCGCAGGCACTCGCGCTGGCGGCGCGTGTCAGGGGTATTCCGGCATACATCGTCATGCCTGAAAATGCTCCTGCAGTGAAGATTCGTGCCGTCGAAGGTTACGGTGCGCAGATCACCTTCTGTCGTCCCACCCTTCAGGCGAGGGAAGACACCCTCGCTGCCGTGGTAGCACGCACGGGGGCGGTTTTCGTTCACCCGTACGATGACTGGAGGATCATCACCGGACAGGCGACTGCGGCAAAAGAAATGCTCGAAAACAGACCGGATGTGGATTTGATCCTGGCACCCGTAGGCGGCGGAGGACTGCTGAGCGGCACCGCGCTTGCAGCGCACTATTTTTCCTCCACAGCGGAGGTTATCGCCGCGGAACCCGAGGGAGCAGACGATGCGATGCGGTCGTTCAGGGCGGGACATATCGTTCCCTCCGTGCAGCCGGATACGATTGCAGATGGACTGCTGACATCGCTGGGCAAGCGAAATTTCGCTGTTATCAGACAGCATGTGCGCGATATCGTGTCCGTCGATGACGACGCGATACGACAGGCGATGCGTCTGGTGTGGGAGCGTATGAAACTCATCATCGAACCGAGCGCCGCTGTGCCGCTTGCTGCCGTGCTCGAGGGACGGATCGATGTGCGGGGCCGCGTTGTGGGCATCATCCTCTCTGGGGGCAACGTGGATCTCGATGCACTGCCATGGCAGAAAGGAAACACATGA
- a CDS encoding C40 family peptidase produces MRNVSIPVILLTALLMSACGSSAPTVKSGGGAGVKGAPQLPADISSGRRAVVYESYRWLGVPYRYAGNTKRGVDCSGLVNAVFGKFGVKLPRRARDLYHKGRKRDRGDLAPADLVFFANTAGKGITHVGIYLGSDRFIHASSSSGVIISSLEDSYYRRHYAGGRMIIK; encoded by the coding sequence ATGCGAAACGTGTCAATACCGGTGATCCTGCTTACGGCGCTGCTCATGAGTGCGTGCGGGTCGTCCGCTCCGACTGTGAAATCGGGAGGAGGTGCCGGTGTGAAGGGGGCGCCGCAGCTGCCTGCGGACATCAGCAGTGGACGGCGCGCGGTGGTCTATGAGTCGTATCGCTGGCTGGGGGTGCCATACCGCTATGCGGGCAATACGAAACGCGGGGTGGATTGTTCGGGACTGGTGAATGCCGTATTCGGGAAGTTCGGTGTGAAGCTGCCGCGGCGGGCACGCGACCTGTATCATAAGGGACGCAAGCGTGACCGTGGCGACCTCGCCCCCGCAGATCTGGTGTTCTTTGCGAACACGGCCGGGAAGGGTATCACACATGTAGGGATCTATCTCGGCAGCGATCGCTTCATTCATGCCTCCTCCAGTTCCGGTGTCATTATCTCGTCACTGGAGGACAGCTACTACCGGCGTCACTATGCCGGCGGACGCATGATTATCAAGTAG
- a CDS encoding isocitrate/isopropylmalate dehydrogenase family protein, which produces MKRTIVAMPGDGIGKVVLPEAIRVLEAAGFEAEYVNGDIGWDFWCKEGNPLPQRTVDLLAEHKIGLFGAITSKPKAKAAAELSPELQDKGLVYYSPIVTMRQHFDLDICVRPCQTFPNNPLNFIRKDAKGGFEEPLVDVVIFRQNTQGLYAGVEWTNPPQNVREALASHPRFRAFLDVPGEDLAVSTRIFTREYCRRIVTAAFEYAEKHGYRSVTICEKPNVIRETSGMMEAEAAEISKRFPDIQLWSTNIDAQMMWLTKNPEDYGVIVAGNMFGDIVSDGFAGLVGGLGFACSANIGKDVAVFEPTHGSAPKYETLNPSIVNPIAMMLSACMMLDHIGETEKSERIRKAISTVIAEGKVRSYDMMKLPGGAQVIEQGAANTQQITDAVIAQL; this is translated from the coding sequence ATGAAACGTACGATTGTTGCCATGCCCGGCGACGGGATCGGAAAAGTCGTGCTCCCGGAAGCAATTCGCGTTCTCGAAGCGGCCGGTTTCGAGGCGGAGTATGTCAACGGCGATATCGGCTGGGATTTCTGGTGCAAGGAGGGGAATCCCCTGCCGCAGCGCACCGTGGATCTGCTCGCCGAACACAAAATTGGTCTTTTCGGCGCCATCACATCCAAGCCCAAGGCGAAAGCCGCCGCGGAGCTCAGTCCGGAACTGCAGGACAAGGGACTTGTGTACTACAGTCCCATCGTCACCATGCGTCAGCATTTCGACCTGGATATCTGCGTTCGTCCCTGTCAGACGTTCCCGAACAATCCGCTGAATTTCATTCGAAAAGACGCGAAAGGCGGATTCGAGGAGCCACTGGTGGATGTCGTGATTTTCCGGCAGAATACGCAGGGACTCTATGCAGGCGTGGAATGGACCAATCCTCCGCAGAACGTGCGTGAGGCCCTCGCCTCGCACCCTCGTTTCAGGGCCTTCCTCGACGTCCCGGGTGAGGATCTCGCGGTGTCGACTCGCATTTTCACCCGCGAATACTGCAGACGCATTGTCACGGCGGCATTTGAATACGCGGAGAAGCACGGGTACAGGTCCGTCACCATATGTGAAAAGCCCAACGTCATCCGTGAGACGTCGGGAATGATGGAAGCCGAAGCCGCTGAGATCAGCAAGCGCTTCCCTGACATTCAGCTATGGTCGACCAACATTGACGCACAGATGATGTGGCTTACGAAAAATCCGGAAGATTACGGTGTGATTGTCGCGGGAAACATGTTCGGGGATATCGTTTCCGACGGATTTGCCGGACTCGTTGGCGGACTCGGTTTTGCCTGCAGCGCGAACATCGGCAAGGATGTGGCGGTATTTGAACCGACACACGGTTCCGCGCCGAAGTATGAAACGCTGAATCCTTCAATCGTCAATCCCATCGCCATGATGCTCAGTGCCTGCATGATGCTCGATCATATAGGCGAAACGGAGAAATCCGAGCGGATACGCAAGGCGATCTCCACCGTCATCGCGGAGGGCAAGGTTCGCAGTTATGACATGATGAAGCTGCCGGGTGGCGCGCAGGTGATCGAACAGGGTGCTGCCAACACGCAGCAGATTACCGACGCCGTGATCGCACAGCTCTGA
- a CDS encoding HpcH/HpaI aldolase/citrate lyase family protein, which produces MNRAVAGRSGRGVRSDCLVEITETGGSGVRIEMQSKVDVLYGRANRALLEELISFFKLDGVNVRVEDSGALPYTIAARFETAIRRLNGVDGTGWLPPARVQGTGSVRDRFRRSRLYLPGNDPKLAINACVHGADGLILDLEDSVASSEKDAARILVRNALRAVDFGAAERMVRINQLPLGLEDLDAIVPQHPDLILLPKVESAAQVTEAAAHIRRLQDGAGSAYEIYLMPIIESAKGAIEAYSIACASPSVVALAIGLEDYTADIGAERTLEGKESAWMRGAVLNAARAAGVQAIDTVFSDVTDMDGLFTSVLEAKALGFDGKGCIHPRQIPVVHRGFAPSDAEIEKAKRIVLAFDDAERQGLGVVSLGSKMIDPPVVKRAQRSIRLAIMSGLLENDWKETPDEQ; this is translated from the coding sequence ATGAACAGAGCTGTAGCAGGACGATCGGGCCGGGGAGTGCGCTCGGATTGTCTCGTCGAGATCACAGAGACCGGAGGGAGCGGTGTCCGCATTGAAATGCAAAGCAAGGTGGATGTGCTCTACGGACGTGCGAACCGGGCGTTGCTCGAGGAGCTGATCAGTTTTTTCAAGCTCGACGGCGTTAATGTTCGTGTGGAAGACAGCGGTGCGCTGCCATACACGATTGCCGCACGCTTCGAGACTGCAATCCGTCGTCTGAACGGCGTTGATGGAACAGGCTGGCTGCCGCCGGCCAGGGTGCAGGGGACGGGGTCGGTCCGGGACCGCTTCCGGAGATCCCGACTGTATCTCCCGGGCAATGATCCGAAACTCGCGATCAATGCCTGCGTGCATGGCGCAGATGGACTCATTCTCGATCTCGAAGACTCCGTTGCCTCGTCGGAAAAGGACGCAGCGCGCATCCTCGTGCGGAACGCACTGCGTGCGGTGGACTTCGGGGCCGCCGAGCGGATGGTGCGTATCAACCAGTTGCCGCTGGGACTCGAGGATCTCGATGCCATCGTCCCGCAGCATCCGGATCTTATTCTGCTCCCGAAAGTTGAGAGCGCTGCCCAGGTGACCGAAGCCGCCGCGCATATCCGGAGACTCCAGGATGGCGCCGGGAGCGCATACGAAATCTATCTCATGCCCATTATCGAAAGCGCAAAAGGTGCGATCGAAGCATACAGTATTGCATGCGCTTCACCCTCGGTTGTTGCTCTGGCCATCGGACTCGAGGATTACACAGCCGACATCGGAGCGGAACGGACGCTGGAAGGGAAGGAAAGCGCCTGGATGCGGGGTGCCGTGCTCAACGCTGCACGAGCGGCGGGAGTGCAGGCCATTGATACCGTGTTCAGCGATGTCACGGATATGGACGGACTTTTCACCAGCGTACTCGAAGCGAAGGCGCTGGGATTCGACGGCAAGGGCTGCATCCATCCCCGCCAGATTCCCGTCGTGCACCGGGGCTTCGCCCCCTCCGACGCGGAGATAGAGAAGGCGAAGCGCATCGTTCTCGCTTTCGACGATGCCGAGCGTCAGGGACTCGGTGTGGTTTCCCTGGGATCGAAGATGATCGATCCCCCTGTGGTCAAACGGGCTCAGCGCAGTATCCGCCTCGCAATCATGTCCGGCTTGCTTGAAAATGACTGGAAGGAGACGCCTGATGAGCAATGA
- a CDS encoding cobalamin-dependent protein (Presence of a B(12) (cobalamin)-binding domain implies dependence on cobalamin itself, in one of its several forms, or in some unusual lineages, dependence on a cobalamin-like analog.): MSVQPQMETFINCLEAGDRRRCFRLIQEWEQQKLSDEQLYTDILIPSLIFIGTAWESNRHGIVEEHVATQIIKSIVASKAVTLTPRRDLGKTAMVGCVPNEHHEIGSMLLANMLESEGWKVYLYGSSVPQQELVKSATNMKPDLICLTMKSIGCLESTLQLLVAIRRDLPGTKIMLGGMHIPSVRAILSEHVDILADNFIDGIKQAEMLAGTST; this comes from the coding sequence ATGAGTGTCCAACCGCAAATGGAAACGTTCATCAATTGTCTGGAAGCCGGTGACCGGCGGCGCTGTTTCAGGCTCATCCAGGAATGGGAGCAGCAGAAGCTCTCCGATGAACAGCTGTACACGGATATCCTCATCCCTTCGCTGATCTTTATCGGTACGGCCTGGGAAAGCAACCGCCATGGGATCGTCGAAGAACATGTCGCCACCCAGATCATCAAATCGATCGTGGCGAGCAAGGCCGTCACGCTGACTCCGAGACGTGACCTGGGAAAAACGGCGATGGTCGGTTGTGTGCCGAACGAGCACCATGAGATCGGATCGATGCTTCTGGCGAACATGCTCGAATCGGAGGGTTGGAAAGTATACCTGTACGGCAGTTCCGTACCTCAGCAGGAACTGGTCAAGTCGGCCACGAACATGAAACCCGACCTGATCTGCCTGACCATGAAATCCATCGGCTGCCTTGAATCCACACTCCAGCTCCTCGTTGCGATTCGTCGCGACCTCCCCGGTACGAAAATCATGCTGGGCGGCATGCATATCCCGTCCGTACGTGCCATCCTGAGTGAACATGTAGACATCCTCGCCGACAATTTCATCGACGGCATCAAACAGGCGGAAATGCTGGCTGGCACATCCACGTAA